AGGGCCGGGATCAGGTCGGCGATGATGCGGCCCGCCGCAGCGATATGCATCGCGGTCGGAAACGAGTCGTTCGACGACTGGCTCATGTTGACATGATCGTTCGGATGGATCGGCTGCTTGGCGCCGAGCTCGCCGCCGAGCATCTGGTTGGCGCGGTTGGCGATCACCTCGTTCACGTTCATGTTGGTCTGCGTGCCCGATCCGGTCTGCCAGACCACCAGCGGAAAATGATCGTCGAGGTTGCCCTCGATCACTTCCCTGGCGGCGCTGATGATGGCATCGGCGCGGCGCGCATCGAGCTGGCCGAGTTCGCGATTGGTCTCGGCTGCGGCAAGCTTGACGAGGGCGAGTGCATGGATGATCGCGATCGGCATCCGGTCGTGGCCGATCTTGAAGTTCTGCCGCGAGCGCTCGGTCTGCGCGCCCCAGTAGCGATCAGCGGCGACGTCGATCGGACCGAAGCTGTCGGTCTCGCTACGGGTGGCGGCGTTGGATGGTGTCGTCGATTGAGCCATGCATGCTCTCCGTTGCGTCATCAGAACGTGGTCCGGCGGTGTGCCGGCTTTCCGCCGCGACAACGCGAAAGCGTCCGCGCGGAAGCACGTTCATGCAGAAGATAGTCCGGGATGACGATCTGTCATCCCGACCCCTCGCAAGCATCCTACAAGGTCGAGGATCGATCGGTGTTTAGATTATTTCTTCCGGAAGCGGTCCAGCCGCACGACCTCGGCGCCTTCGCTGGGCTTTGTGGGCTCCGGCTCGGTCTCGGCCGTCTCGGTCTCGACCGCCGCCCGGGCGGCAGGTGCGGGAAGCGGAGCGGCAGGCGCCGTGGCGGGAGGGGCCTCCTCGGACAGCGCATCCGAGACGTCGAACCGCAGGTCGAAGGGGGCGGACGGATCGAGGAAGCGGGTCACCGCAGCGAACGGCACGTTCAGCCGCTCGGGAATCCCGCCGAACGACAGCCCGACCTCGAACCGGTCCTCGGTCACCACCAGATCCCAGAACTGGTGCTGCAGGATGATGGTCATCTCCTCCGGGTACTGCGCGAGCAGCCGAGGCGACAGCTTCACGCCGTCGCCGTGCGAGAGGAAGGTGATGTAGAAATGGTGCTCACCCGGCAGGCCATGTTCGGCCGCATCCGACAGGACCCGGCGCAGCACCCCGCGCAGCGCATCGCGCGCCAGCACGTCATATCGGATGTGATCGGTCGCCATGGTGATCCTGTCGCTTCGAAAAATGGCCGATGAGCGCCGCCGGACCGTCCGACTCGCCCTTTTGGCCATATGCTACCCCGCCGGGAGCCGGAAATCAGCAGGGCCGGCAGCTCATAATGCGGGCGGACGCCCGATTGGAAATAAGTGGAGGCTTCTGTTGCCAGGTGCCTCCGAACCCCGCCTAACGGAGCTTAACCCGTTAGGACTTTAAGATGGTCTTTCAAACTGCGTTACGCAGCCTGAGCAACCGGAGCAAAGTTGTCGTTGGCAACTATTGCATTGGCCCGATGTCGGCGGAACCATACCGAGAAAAAACACGCCCTTTACGCCCTCGTCGATCCTATTTCGCCCCCGCCAAAAGCCACCGGAGCCAAGGGCTCGGGATGGGTTTTGGTGGAGGCGCCGGGTACCGCCCCCGGGTCCGAATGGTTTATTGCGACGGTCATTTATTTCCATAGCCGGCGAACCGGCACCCCCAATATAGGCGGCACGAACGGAGAAAAATAGAGCCGATTCAGGCTTGTTCAGATGTGAAAACACGCCGATTTGGGTTGGCCGGCGTCCTGGCGCCGTTCTAGATTTTGGCCATGCCCCCGGAATCCCCGCCGGCTGGCGCCCCGGCGCCGGATGCCTTCGCACCGTCTCGGCCCCACCAGCCCGGCCTGCTCGAGCTGTTCCTGGCCTTTGCCAAGATGTCGCTGGCCGGCTTTGGCGGGGTCCTGGTCTGGGCCCGGCGGTCGATCGTCGAGCAGCACCGCTGGATGACCGCGGAGGAGTTCAACGAGACCTTCGCGCTGTGCCATTTCCTGCCAGGTCCGAACATCGTCAACCTTTCGGTCGTGTTCGGCTCGCGCTTCCGCGGCATCGCCGGCGGGCTTGCGGCCTTCGCCGGGCTGGTCGGGCCGCCGATGGTGATCGCGACCGTGCTTGCCGCACTCTACGCCCGCTACGGCGATATCGACGTGCTGCGCCGGACCCTCGCCGGCGTGGCCTGCGCCGCGGTCGGGCTGCTGTTCGCCGTCGTCCTCAAGATGATGATGCCGTTGTTGAAGCGGCGTGATGTCACGGGCCTCGTCATCCTGTCCGCGGTCTTCGTCGCGATCGGTCTGATCCGGTGGCCGCTCCAGATCGTGCTGCTGGTGGCGATCCCGCTCAGCATTGCGACGACGGTGCTGGCGCGACGCATGGTGAAGGCATGAGCTCGGAGCCCAGCCCGATCGCCGCGCTGGTCTGGACCTTCGGTCTGATGTCGCTGTTTGCGGTCGGCGGGGCCAATTCGGCGATCCCCGAAATGCACCGCGCCGCCGTCGACGTGCATCACTGGCTGACCGACAAGCAGTTCGCCGACGTGTTTGCGATCTCTCAGCTCTCGCCGGGACCGAACGTGCTGATCGTGACGCTGATAGGCTATTCCGTCGCAGGCGTCGCCGGGGCGTTGGCCGCGACGGTGGCGATGTGCGGACCGACCGCGCTGCTTGCCTATTATGTGAGCCGTTTCCTCGAGCGCTCGCGCGAGGCGCGCTGGCCGGCCATCATTCAGGCGGCATTGGTTCCGCTGTCGATCGGGCTGATGGCCGCGTCTGGCCTGATCGTGGCGCGGACATCAGACCAAAGTTGGATCGCGGTCCTGATCACCATTGTCGCAGCCGCGCTTGCCTTTGCGACGCGGATCAATCCCTTATGGATGTTGCTTGCCGGAGGTCTCTTGGGTTTCGCTGGCGTTGTCTGACGAAAATCGCTAGCAAGGCTTTCGGTCAACGCACCACAAGCCAAGCCATTCAATCACAACGGGCGGGACAGCCCTGACGGGGGGAAGCGAAGTCATGAGCGATATGCCGAGCGAGGCGCCGGTCAAATCGATCTTGCCGAAATGGGTGCGCGGTCCGCAGGACTTTGTCGGCGGGCTCGCCATGATGGCGGTTGCGCTGTTTGCCTTGTGGGCCTCCAGCGATCTGCAGGGCATGCACGGATTTTCGTTCGGCGCCGGAACTGCGCCGCGCATGTTCGCCGTGCTGCTGCTGTTGCTCGGCGGCGCCGTGGCGCTGATGGGAATTCTGCAGGATGGCCCGCATATCGCGGCCTATTCCTGGCGCGGCCCGCTGTTCGTGTCGGCGGCGATCGTGTTCTTCGCGGTCGCGATCCGTCCGCTCGGCCTCGTCGTCTCCGCCTTTGCCGCCTTCCTGATCGCAGCGCTCGGCTCGCATGAGACAAGATGGCTCGAGGCCATCATCGTCGGGGGCTGCCTGACGCTCGGCTGCGCGCTGCTGTTTCCTTATGTGCTGGGACTTCCGATGCCGATGTTCCCGCGTTTCCTGATCCAGTGAGGGCGTGATGGAACTGTTTGCCAATCTCGCCCACGGTTTCGTGGTCGCCTTCTCGCCGATCAACCTTCTGATGTGCCTGATCGGTGCGCTGGTCGGCACGCTGGTCGGCGTGCTGCCGGGCATCGGCACCATCGCCACCGTCGCGATGCTGCTGCCGATCACCTTCGGTCTGCCGCCGGTCGGCGCGCTGATCATGCTCGCCGGCATCTATTACGGTGCGCAATATGGCGGCTCGACCACCTCGATCCTGGTCAACATTCCGGGCGAGGCGACCTCCGTGGTCACCGCGCTCGACGGCCACCAGATGGCCAAGCAGGGCCGCGCCGGTCCGGCGCTCGCGATCGCCGCGATCGGCTCGTTCTTCGCCGGCTGCGTCGCGACCGTGCTGATCGCCGTGCTCGGCGCGCCGCTGACCAAGCTCGCGCTGGCGTTCGGCCCGGCCGAATATTTCTCGCTGATGGTGCTCGGCCTGATCTTCGCGGTGGTGCTCGCCAAGGGCTCGGTGCTGAAGGCGATCGCGATGATCGTGTTCGGCCTCTTGCTGTCGATGGTCGGCTCCGACATCGAGACCGGCGCCTCGCGCATGGCCTTCAACATCCCGGAGCTCGCCGACGGCCTCGGCTTCGCCACCGTCGCGATGGGCGTGTTCGGCTTCGCGGAGATCATTCGCAACCTCGACCATGGCGCGGAGATGGACCGCAACCTGGTGCAGCAGAAGATCACCGGTCTGATGCCGACCAGGAAGGATCTCGTGGACTCCACGCCCGCGATCCTGCGCGGCACCGTGCTCGGCTCGATCCTCGGCATCCTGCCGGGCGGCGGCGCCGTGATCGCCTCGTTCGCGGCCTATACGCTGGAGAAGAAGCTGGCGAAAAATCCGTCGCGGTTCGGCCGCGGCGCGATCGAAGGCGTGGCGGCGCCGGAGAGCGCCAACAACGCCGCGGCGCAGACCTCGTTCATCCCGCTGCTCACGCTCGGCATCCCGCCGAATGCGGTGATGGCGTTGATGGTCGGCGCGATGACCATTCATGGCATCGTGCCGGGTCCGCAGGTGATGCAGAAGCAGCCCGACCTTGTCTGGGGCATGATCGCCTCGATGTGGATCGGCAATTTGATGCTGATCATCATCAACCTGCCGCTGGTCGGCATCTGGGTCCGTCTGCTGCGCGTGCCGTACCGGCTGATGTTCCCCTCGATCGTGGTGTTCTGTGCGATCGGCATCTACTCGGTGAACAACGCGCCGGTCGACGTCGTGCTCGCAGGCGCGTTCGGTCTGGTCGGCTACTGGCTGATCAAGCACGATTTCGAGCCGGCGCCGCTGTTGCTCGGCATGGTGCTGGGCCCGCTGATGGAGGAGAACCTGCGCCGGGCACTCTTGATCTCGCGCGGCGACTGGAGCGTGTTCCTGTCGCGGCCGCTGTCGGCGGTGCTGCTGGCGATCGCCGCGGCTCTCCTGGTGCTCGCGGTGCTGCCGACCTTGCGTGCCAAGCGCGACGAAGTGTTCGTGGAGTCCGAGGGCTAGAGCATGATCCGGAAAAGTGTGAAGCGGTTTTCCGGATAGATCATGCTCAAGCAGGGAGCGCTGGCGCCTGCGTCGGCGCGCCGCAGGCGGAAGTCGAATCGACACTCGATGTCGTCTCATGAAATGAAAATGCCGGCCGATTTGGCCGGCATTTTCATTGGTCAAACGTTCCGGGAGGAATCGAGATGATGTCCATTCGCTCGCTTGCGGGCGCATGCCTTTCGGCATTTGCCGCGCTGAGTGCGTTCGCCGTGCCGGCGTCCGCGCAAAACTATCCGACGCGCACCATCACCATGATCGTGCCGTTCGCAGCCGGCGGTCCGACCGACGTCATCTCGCGCATCGTCACCGCGCACATGGCGCAGACGCTCGGACAGAGCATCGTCATCGAGAACGTGGTCGGCGCCGGCGGCACCACGGCGACGACGCGCGCCGCACGCGCCGCCAATGACGGCTACACGCTCGTCACCGGACATATGGGCACGCACGCGGCGTCCGTGCCGCTCTACCCGAAGCTCGCCTATCACCCGGAAAAGGATTTCGAACCCATCGCGCTGCTCGCTGGCACGCCGATCCTGATCCTTGCCCGCAAGGATTTCCCGCCAAAGGATCTGAAGGAGTTCGTCGCCTACGTGAAGGCCAATGCCGAGAAGGTCAACGCCGCGCATGCCGGCATCGGCTCGGTCTCGCATGCCTCCTGCGAGCTGTTGAACTCGATCCTCGACGTCAAGCCGGTCGGCGTGCCCTTCAACGGCACCGGCCCCGCCATGAACGCGCTGGTCGCCGGCCAGGTCGACTACATGTGCGACCAGATCGTCAACGCGGTGCCGCAGATCAACGCCGGCACCATCAAGGCCTATGCGGTCGCCACCCCCGAGCGCAATCCGTCGCTGCCCAATGTCCCGACCACGGCGGAGGCCGGCCTGCCGGCATTCCAGGCCCAGGCCTGGAACGCGATCTTTGCGCCGAAGGGAACTTCGCCCGCGATCATCGCCACGCTGAATGCCGCGGCGATCAAGGCGCTCGACGATGAGAACGTGCGCAAACGCCTGCTCGAGCTCGGCAGCGTGATCCCTCAGCCTGCCAACCGCACGCCGGAGGCGCTCGCGACCCTCGTCAAAAGCGAGATCGCGAAGTGGACCCCGGTGCTGAAGCCGGCGACTTAACTTAACGCGATCAAGCGGATAGGGCAGGGGCGGAACGCGAGTTCCGCCCCTTGTCGTTTGGCGCAAGGGTGCTCACTTTTCGGGGTATAATCGGTGTATCCAGCCGAATCGGCGTGTCGGTCGGCGGCCCCGGCCGCTAAATTCGCCGCCTCCGGTAGTTTTGACGCGTTTTCTTTACGCGAACCGGTATCCACTTCGCTCGAAAACGCTTTGAGAGCCCGAAACACACGCCATGAACCAGTATCACGACCTGCTCGAACGCATCCTCGCCGATGGTGCTGAGAAGCACGACCGCACCGGCACCGGCACGCTGTCGATTTTCGGCCACCAGATGCGCTTCAACCTCTCGGCCGGCTTCCCAATGCTAACGACCAAGCGGCTGCCGCTGAAGGCGATCGTGCACGAGCTGCTCTGGTTCCTCGCCGGCGACACCAACATCAAATATCTCAACGACAACGGCGTCACGATCTGGGACGAATGGGCTGACGCCAACGGCGATCTCGGTCCGGTCTACGGCTCGCAATGGCGCTCCTGGCCCGCGCCCGATGGCCGCAGCATCGACCAGATCACCAACGTGATCGAGATGATCAAGCGCAACCCGGACTCGCGGCGGCTGATCGTCAGCGCCTGGAATCCGGCCGAGGTCGACAAGATGGCGCTGCCGCCGTGCCACTGTCTGTTCCAGTTCTATGTCGCCAACGGCAAATTGTCCTGCCAGCTCTATCAGCGCTCCGGCGACGTCTTCCTCGGCGTGCCCTTCAACATCGCCTCCTACGCGCTGCTGACCATGATGGTGGCGCAGGTCACTGGCCTCAAGCCCGGCGATTTCGTGCACTCGCTCGGCGACGCGCATCTCTATTCGAACCACCTCGAGCAGGCGAGGCTGCAATTGACGCGGCCGACGCGGCCGCTGCCGACGATGGCGATCAATCCCGACGTGAAGGACATCTTCGCCTTCCGCTACGAGGACTTCAAACTCGAGGGTTACGATCCGCATCCGCACATCAAGGCTGAAGTCGCGGTCTGATGTCGCTGACCATCCGCCGCGCACGGCCCGATGAGGCCGGACTGGTGTTCTCGCTGGTCCGCGAGCTCGCCGACTATGAGAAGCTCCTGCACGAGGTTCATGCCAGCGAGGCCGATATCGCCGAGGCGCTGTTCGGCACCAACCCGCGGCTCTATTGCGACATCGCGGAATGGAACGGCGAGCCGGCCGGTTTCGCGGTCTGGTTCGTCAACTTCTCGACCTTCGCCGGCCGACACGGCATCTATCTCGAAGACCTCTTCGTGCGTCCGGCGCTGCGCGGCAAGGGCATCGGCAAGGCGCTGCTGGTGCATCTGGCCAAGCAATGCCGCGCCAATGGCTGGGCGCGCCTGCAATGGGCGGTGCTCGACTGGAACGCGCCGTCGATCGCGTTCTACAAGTCCATCGGCGCCGAGCTGATGGACGAATGGACGATTTGCCGCGTCTCCGGCGAGGCCTTGTCGGCGCTGGCGCTGGCGGAAGGAGCGCGCTGATGGAGATCGTGCTGGTCGTTGCGGTCGCCGAGAACGGCGTGATCGGGAGCGATAACGCGATCCCGTGGCGGCTGAAATCCGACCAGCAGCGCTTCAAGGCGATCACGCTGAACAAGCCCGTCGTGATGGGGCGCAAGACTTTCGAGTCTCTGCGCAGGCCGCTGCCAAATCGGACCAACATCGTGGTGACGCGCGATGCGAACTACCGCGCGCGCGGCGCCATCGTCACCACGTCGTTCGAGAACGCCCGCGCAATTGCGCTTGGTGACGCGCTGCGGCGTTTCGCCACTGAAATTGCAATCATCGGTGGCGCGGAAATCTACGCGCAATGGATGGGCATAGCCGATCGGCTCGAGATCACCGAGGTTCACGCCCGGCCGGACGGCGATACGCGGTTCGACCAAATCGATACGGAGCAGTGGGAAGAGGTCGCGCGTGTGCGAAATCCGGCAGGCGAGGGCGACAGCGCCGACTTCTCCTATGTGACATATCGTCGGCGCGCCCGGGGTTAACCAATGTTTGCATTGACAATTATGCCCCGGCGCATAGCTCGTCCGGCCAGGAAGCTTGCGTTGTAAGGGCCTGAGCGGTCCCCTATAACCGGGCCGGACATTCGAGGCCGGGCGTCCCGTCCGGACTTGCCGAGGAGATGTTTGATGCCGTGGAAAAATCAAGGCGGGGGGCCGTGGGGCTCGGGTCCGAAAGGGCCATGGGGCACAGGTCCGCAGTCGGCCGGGCCAAGGCCGCCGGATCTTGAGGATCTGCTGCGGCGCGGCCAGGACCGGCTGCAGCAGTGGCTGCCCGGCGGTCATTTCAGCGGCATGGGCATAGCGCTGGTGCTGGTCGCGGCGCTCGCGATCTGGTTCGCGACCGGGCTTTTCCGCGTCCAATCCGAAGAGCTCGGTGTCGTGCTGCGGTTCGGCAAATACGTCCGCGATGCCCAGCCGGGCCTGCGCTATCACCTGCCGTATCCGATCGAGACGGTGCTGCTGCCGAAGGCGCTGCGCGTCAACACGATCTCGATCGGCATGACGCTGATCGACGATCCCGCACGGCGCGGCCGCACCATGCGCGACGTGCCGGAAGAGAGCCTGATGCTGACCGGTGACGAGAACATCGTCGACGTCGACTTCACCGTGCTGTGGCGCATCAAGCCGGGTGGGGCCGGCGCCTATCTGTTCAACATCCAGAATCCGGAAGGCACCGTGAAGGCGGTTGCCGAAAGCGCGATGCGTGAGGTGATCGGCCGCTCGCAGATCCAGCCGATCCTGACCGGGGCGCGCAACGTCACCGAGCAGAACGTCCAGGAGCTGATGCAGAAGACGCTCGACAGCTACAATGCGGGCATCCAGATCACCCAGGTGCAGATGCAGAAGGTCGATCCGCCGGCGCAGGTGATCGACGCTTTCCGCGACGTCCAGGCGGCGCGCGCCGACCTCGAGCGCAAGCAGAACGAGGCACAGACCTACGCCAACCGGATCGTGCCGGAAGCGCGTGGTCGTTCCGCGCAGATCCTGCAGGCCGCCGAAGGCTACAAGGAGCAGGCGGTCGCCGAGGCCAAGGGCCAGAGCGCACGCTTCCTGAAAGTCTATGAAGAGTACAAGAAGGCACCCGACGTGACGCGCGAGCGCATCTATCTGGAGACCATGGAAAAAGTGCTCGGCAGCTCCGAGAAGCTGGTTTATGACGGCGGCCAGGGCCAGAACATCGTGCCCTATCTTCCGCTCGGCGAACTGACCACGCGGCGTCCGCCGTCGGCGCCGGCCACGACCGGCCAGCAGCAGGGAGCCACCCGATGAGGTCCCCTGTCACCGGCATCGTGTCCCTGGTCCTACTCTTCATCGTTCTCGCCGTCGGCTACAGCTCGGTGTTCACCGTGCAGCAGACCGAGCAGACCATCGTGCTGCGGTTCGGCGAGCCGGTCGACATCGTCACCGAGCCCGGCCTGCACTTCAAGGCGCCGTGGAATTCGGTGATCAATGTCGACAAGCGCATCCTCGATCTGGAGAATCCGTCGCAGGAAGTGATCGCCTCCGACCAGAAGCGGCTCGTGGTCGACGCCTTCGCGCGCTATCGCATCAAGAATGCGCTGCGCTACTACACCAGCGTCGGCTCGATCCAGGCCGCCAATCTGCAGCTGACCACGTTGCTGAACGCGTCGCTGCGCCGCGTGCTCGGCGAGGTCAACTTCATCACGGTGGTGCGTGACGAGCGCGAGAAGCTGATGGCGCGGATCCGCGAGCAGCTCGACAAGGAGGCCGACGGCTACGGCATCGAGGTCGTCGACGTCCGGATCCGCCGCGCCGACCTGCCGGAGCAGAACAGCCAGGCGGTGTACGACCGGATGAAGACCGAGCGTCAGCGCGAGGCGGCCGAGTTCCGTGCCCAGGGCGACCAGAAGGCGCAGGAGATCCGCTCCAAGGCCGACCGCGAAGCGACCGTGATCGTCGCCGAGGCGAACTCGGCCGCGGATCAGACCCGCGGTGCGGGCGATGCCGAACGCAACCGTCTGTTCGCCGAAGCCTACGGCAAGGACAAGGACTTCTTCGCGTTCTATCGCTCGATGACGGCCTATGAGAA
This Bradyrhizobium sp. CCBAU 53421 DNA region includes the following protein-coding sequences:
- a CDS encoding SspB family protein, whose protein sequence is MATDHIRYDVLARDALRGVLRRVLSDAAEHGLPGEHHFYITFLSHGDGVKLSPRLLAQYPEEMTIILQHQFWDLVVTEDRFEVGLSFGGIPERLNVPFAAVTRFLDPSAPFDLRFDVSDALSEEAPPATAPAAPLPAPAARAAVETETAETEPEPTKPSEGAEVVRLDRFRKK
- a CDS encoding chromate transporter, producing MPPESPPAGAPAPDAFAPSRPHQPGLLELFLAFAKMSLAGFGGVLVWARRSIVEQHRWMTAEEFNETFALCHFLPGPNIVNLSVVFGSRFRGIAGGLAAFAGLVGPPMVIATVLAALYARYGDIDVLRRTLAGVACAAVGLLFAVVLKMMMPLLKRRDVTGLVILSAVFVAIGLIRWPLQIVLLVAIPLSIATTVLARRMVKA
- a CDS encoding chromate transporter is translated as MSSEPSPIAALVWTFGLMSLFAVGGANSAIPEMHRAAVDVHHWLTDKQFADVFAISQLSPGPNVLIVTLIGYSVAGVAGALAATVAMCGPTALLAYYVSRFLERSREARWPAIIQAALVPLSIGLMAASGLIVARTSDQSWIAVLITIVAAALAFATRINPLWMLLAGGLLGFAGVV
- a CDS encoding tripartite tricarboxylate transporter TctB family protein; this translates as MSDMPSEAPVKSILPKWVRGPQDFVGGLAMMAVALFALWASSDLQGMHGFSFGAGTAPRMFAVLLLLLGGAVALMGILQDGPHIAAYSWRGPLFVSAAIVFFAVAIRPLGLVVSAFAAFLIAALGSHETRWLEAIIVGGCLTLGCALLFPYVLGLPMPMFPRFLIQ
- a CDS encoding tripartite tricarboxylate transporter permease — protein: MELFANLAHGFVVAFSPINLLMCLIGALVGTLVGVLPGIGTIATVAMLLPITFGLPPVGALIMLAGIYYGAQYGGSTTSILVNIPGEATSVVTALDGHQMAKQGRAGPALAIAAIGSFFAGCVATVLIAVLGAPLTKLALAFGPAEYFSLMVLGLIFAVVLAKGSVLKAIAMIVFGLLLSMVGSDIETGASRMAFNIPELADGLGFATVAMGVFGFAEIIRNLDHGAEMDRNLVQQKITGLMPTRKDLVDSTPAILRGTVLGSILGILPGGGAVIASFAAYTLEKKLAKNPSRFGRGAIEGVAAPESANNAAAQTSFIPLLTLGIPPNAVMALMVGAMTIHGIVPGPQVMQKQPDLVWGMIASMWIGNLMLIIINLPLVGIWVRLLRVPYRLMFPSIVVFCAIGIYSVNNAPVDVVLAGAFGLVGYWLIKHDFEPAPLLLGMVLGPLMEENLRRALLISRGDWSVFLSRPLSAVLLAIAAALLVLAVLPTLRAKRDEVFVESEG
- a CDS encoding tripartite tricarboxylate transporter substrate binding protein BugD, which gives rise to MMSIRSLAGACLSAFAALSAFAVPASAQNYPTRTITMIVPFAAGGPTDVISRIVTAHMAQTLGQSIVIENVVGAGGTTATTRAARAANDGYTLVTGHMGTHAASVPLYPKLAYHPEKDFEPIALLAGTPILILARKDFPPKDLKEFVAYVKANAEKVNAAHAGIGSVSHASCELLNSILDVKPVGVPFNGTGPAMNALVAGQVDYMCDQIVNAVPQINAGTIKAYAVATPERNPSLPNVPTTAEAGLPAFQAQAWNAIFAPKGTSPAIIATLNAAAIKALDDENVRKRLLELGSVIPQPANRTPEALATLVKSEIAKWTPVLKPAT
- a CDS encoding thymidylate synthase, whose translation is MNQYHDLLERILADGAEKHDRTGTGTLSIFGHQMRFNLSAGFPMLTTKRLPLKAIVHELLWFLAGDTNIKYLNDNGVTIWDEWADANGDLGPVYGSQWRSWPAPDGRSIDQITNVIEMIKRNPDSRRLIVSAWNPAEVDKMALPPCHCLFQFYVANGKLSCQLYQRSGDVFLGVPFNIASYALLTMMVAQVTGLKPGDFVHSLGDAHLYSNHLEQARLQLTRPTRPLPTMAINPDVKDIFAFRYEDFKLEGYDPHPHIKAEVAV
- a CDS encoding GNAT family N-acetyltransferase, translating into MSLTIRRARPDEAGLVFSLVRELADYEKLLHEVHASEADIAEALFGTNPRLYCDIAEWNGEPAGFAVWFVNFSTFAGRHGIYLEDLFVRPALRGKGIGKALLVHLAKQCRANGWARLQWAVLDWNAPSIAFYKSIGAELMDEWTICRVSGEALSALALAEGAR
- a CDS encoding dihydrofolate reductase — its product is MEIVLVVAVAENGVIGSDNAIPWRLKSDQQRFKAITLNKPVVMGRKTFESLRRPLPNRTNIVVTRDANYRARGAIVTTSFENARAIALGDALRRFATEIAIIGGAEIYAQWMGIADRLEITEVHARPDGDTRFDQIDTEQWEEVARVRNPAGEGDSADFSYVTYRRRARG
- the hflK gene encoding FtsH protease activity modulator HflK, which codes for MPWKNQGGGPWGSGPKGPWGTGPQSAGPRPPDLEDLLRRGQDRLQQWLPGGHFSGMGIALVLVAALAIWFATGLFRVQSEELGVVLRFGKYVRDAQPGLRYHLPYPIETVLLPKALRVNTISIGMTLIDDPARRGRTMRDVPEESLMLTGDENIVDVDFTVLWRIKPGGAGAYLFNIQNPEGTVKAVAESAMREVIGRSQIQPILTGARNVTEQNVQELMQKTLDSYNAGIQITQVQMQKVDPPAQVIDAFRDVQAARADLERKQNEAQTYANRIVPEARGRSAQILQAAEGYKEQAVAEAKGQSARFLKVYEEYKKAPDVTRERIYLETMEKVLGSSEKLVYDGGQGQNIVPYLPLGELTTRRPPSAPATTGQQQGATR
- the hflC gene encoding protease modulator HflC, which produces MRSPVTGIVSLVLLFIVLAVGYSSVFTVQQTEQTIVLRFGEPVDIVTEPGLHFKAPWNSVINVDKRILDLENPSQEVIASDQKRLVVDAFARYRIKNALRYYTSVGSIQAANLQLTTLLNASLRRVLGEVNFITVVRDEREKLMARIREQLDKEADGYGIEVVDVRIRRADLPEQNSQAVYDRMKTERQREAAEFRAQGDQKAQEIRSKADREATVIVAEANSAADQTRGAGDAERNRLFAEAYGKDKDFFAFYRSMTAYENGLKPNDTRFLLRPDSEFFRYFGSASGKPLEAAAAPKQ